The genomic interval GAAACACAGTCAACCCTGCTAAGAAACCTCACTGTGTTGATCTATGATGAGGAACAAACATCGCCTCCTCGGGTTGATATCCAGATAACAGCGGAACAAGGACTGTTGGAGGGGATAGAAAATCATGTTATTTTGATGGGCAATGTGCATGCAACCAGAGATGAGGACATGTCATTAAAAACTGAAAAAGCCATTTATAATTATCAAAACCGCATTCTTACTCTTCCAGATAATGTTAGCATGCATCGTGGGGAAATAACGATGATTGGTGATAATCTGGAATATCATGTCTTTGACAAGCAGTTTCATTTGGGAAATGTCTTATTAGTTCAATGACAGTTAATTTTGAAAGAAAAAGGCCCAATTTTTTGCGTATATTGAACCAATTTCAGGATCTATGTTCTATATACTTAGTTTGGAAAAACCATGGTTGGGTATTCTGTTCACAAAAAGAAAGCTGTTTACCTTACGCGTGGTTTCATGGATGATGACATATTAATACAGGCACATAAAAACGGTGATAAGCGAGCGTTTGAAAAACTGGTACATAAACATCAGCGAGGAGTTGGACGTTTAATCCTATCGGTAATCAAACAGGAAAATAAAGTTCCAGATGTATTGCAGGAGGTGTTTATTGCAGTATACCGAGGCTTGAAAAATTTCCGGGGGGACTCCTTGTTCAAGACATGGTTGTATCGAATCACACTGCACGAATCGATCCGATACTTGAATAAAGAATCCAGAAAAGAAACGGTTTCTCTTGATAATACCGACGATTCGTTCTCAGACACTACTGAACCCCACGTCACTTTGGTTTGGGACGGAGATGATCCTGAAACCACATTGTTAAATATTCAAAATAAACAAATATTAGATGGAATTATCAGTCATTTGAGTCCAGATCACCGGTTGGTTCTGCACCTTCACTATCAAGAAGATTTATTGGTTGAGAATATTGCGGAAATACTGGAAATCCCTGTCGGCAGCGTCAAATCTCGCTTGTATTATGCGAGGCTACATCTCAAAAAATTGATGGAACCTGTCATTCAACAATTAATGCGAGAATCTCATGGAAAATAATAATCTTCAGCCTTGCAATCAAACAGAGATTCTGCTGAAGCTTGAGGTAGAGTCTCCTCAAACGGTTAAAAATGCTTTTTGGGCGGAACATTTGTTGGGTTGCTCTATCTGCCAGCACGAATTGAGAGCGTTCAGGCGCTCTCTGGAATTATATCTGCGGATTTCTGAGGAAAACGCAAACATAGTTGATTCATATCAGATATGGGATCAACTGGAGAAAAAACTACCTCATAACAGATTCAGGTCAACTACCGTTGCTAAAGTGCTGATGGCTGCCAGTGTTCTCTTGCTATTGGGAATACCGTCATGGTTTTCATTGCAAAAGCAGGATCCCTATGCGATTCCATCCCAGTATACTGTGATTGACATGCAAACTGAGGAAACTTTCGGTGAAAAGTCCGGCCAGACTCAATTGATATGGGGCACCGAAAAATTTGGTTTAATGATTCGGGATGCGAATGGGACAGATTCTACGATTGTTATTGGTATGAAATTAGGAACTCATTTTTCTCTCCTCAATGGAACACTCTTTCAAAATAGAGAGCTTGTTTCCCTCAAAAAATCAACGCCTCCGACTAAGGGGTCATGATGAAAAAAATCTCTGTGAAATCAATGTTGAGAAATTTGAGCAAGTTTAGTTTGATGATTGCGATTATGGGAACGAATGTTCCGGTTTATGCTGATTCTTTGAAAAGTATGCAAATATCCAAAGATTATGAATTGGGTGAAGATTTGGTCGCTAACGACATTACCTGCAACCACACTAGGCTTAATATTCTGGGGAAAGTAAAAGGCCGAATTTTTTCAGTAGGTTGTGATGTGACCGTTGGGCACCAAAGTCTATTGGAAAAAGGAATTATTTTTGCGGGTGGAACCCTTAGCATACAAGAAAAGGCAACAATTACAGGTGATATTTCTCAAATTGGAGGGATCTTGCAAATCCCACCCAATGTAGATCTCCAAGGCGTTATTCGGCGTTATCCCAAAAAAGATGAACCACCTAAGGAGTTTTTGCAGGCAAGCTTACATTATCTGACATTCCAACGAATCGTGCCTGTCGATGTTGACCATTTAAATCGGTCTATTACTGAGTTGCTTCAAAAAGGGATCACGGAAACTCATAGAGAACCACTCAAGGAATTTACCATTCCTGAATTTGCGGAATATGTATTTAAACCGGATTATGTACGCTTTGCTCAGAAATGGACTTATATCAAAGACGGATATAATTTGGAAATGCAGATCATGGAATTTAAATCTTCTGCGGAATCCCTGATTTTTTGGAAAAACATCATGCGCCTTGGAAATGTGAACATGTCACATTCTGTATTGAACA from SAR324 cluster bacterium carries:
- the lptC gene encoding LPS export ABC transporter periplasmic protein LptC, whose translation is MSAPNNNSFSYMHLLWKNKKEILILCLLLTLLSYAMTVWNGSDEISEQTEQIMRVLTMEQVEITNYKQELLQWKIIGSHARAIEETQSTLLRNLTVLIYDEEQTSPPRVDIQITAEQGLLEGIENHVILMGNVHATRDEDMSLKTEKAIYNYQNRILTLPDNVSMHRGEITMIGDNLEYHVFDKQFHLGNVLLVQ
- a CDS encoding sigma-70 family RNA polymerase sigma factor; translation: MVGYSVHKKKAVYLTRGFMDDDILIQAHKNGDKRAFEKLVHKHQRGVGRLILSVIKQENKVPDVLQEVFIAVYRGLKNFRGDSLFKTWLYRITLHESIRYLNKESRKETVSLDNTDDSFSDTTEPHVTLVWDGDDPETTLLNIQNKQILDGIISHLSPDHRLVLHLHYQEDLLVENIAEILEIPVGSVKSRLYYARLHLKKLMEPVIQQLMRESHGK
- a CDS encoding polymer-forming cytoskeletal protein; protein product: MMKKISVKSMLRNLSKFSLMIAIMGTNVPVYADSLKSMQISKDYELGEDLVANDITCNHTRLNILGKVKGRIFSVGCDVTVGHQSLLEKGIIFAGGTLSIQEKATITGDISQIGGILQIPPNVDLQGVIRRYPKKDEPPKEFLQASLHYLTFQRIVPVDVDHLNRSITELLQKGITETHREPLKEFTIPEFAEYVFKPDYVRFAQKWTYIKDGYNLEMQIMEFKSSAESLIFWKNIMRLGNVNMSHSVLNSMGEGGHGYYRYKDRSTILWYRGDWIFSLQVLVPEKLPVEKNWRDAEIQRDGFISMLYKSLKNNTLNLDSGDVFVGSWPSEELK